One genomic segment of bacterium includes these proteins:
- the groES gene encoding co-chaperone GroES, producing MAAKFKIRPLGDRVVVEPLEAEEKTKGGIILPDTAKEKPQEGKVVAVGKGKLNDKGELTPLEVKVGDKVLYGKYSGTEVTVDNKQYIILREEDILAIVEEKEK from the coding sequence ATGGCTGCTAAATTTAAAATTAGACCGCTTGGCGATAGAGTTGTAGTTGAACCGCTTGAAGCAGAAGAAAAAACAAAAGGTGGAATAATTCTTCCAGACACTGCAAAAGAAAAACCACAGGAAGGAAAAGTTGTTGCTGTTGGAAAAGGTAAACTTAACGATAAAGGAGAATTAACTCCACTTGAAGTTAAAGTAGGAGACAAAGTTTTATATGGTAAGTATTCAGGAACAGAAGTAACTGTTGATAATAAACAGTATATAATTTTAAGAGAAGAAGATATTCTTGCTATTGTTGAAGAAAAAGAAAAATAA
- the groL gene encoding chaperonin GroEL (60 kDa chaperone family; promotes refolding of misfolded polypeptides especially under stressful conditions; forms two stacked rings of heptamers to form a barrel-shaped 14mer; ends can be capped by GroES; misfolded proteins enter the barrel where they are refolded when GroES binds), producing the protein MAKQILLGEEARRKILEGMEIMASSLKPTLGPKGRCAVLEKKFGSPTVINDGVTIAKEIELEDPYLNLGAQLLREVASKTNDVAGDGTTTASLLAVTIAKEGFKNVAAGANPVHLRRGIEKAVKAIVAKLKMMSKPVKDKHEIQQVATIAAANDTEIGKIIAEAMDKVGKEGVITVEEAKGTETELKVVEGMQFDRGYLSPYFITDPERMECVLEDVYILIHDKKISSVKDILPLLEKIAQSGRPLLIIAEEVEGEALATLVVNKMRGTLQCCAVKAPGFGERRKAMLEDIAILTGGQAIMEELGLKLENVDLSMLGRAKRVIVDKENTTIVEGAGSASKIQGRINQIKSEIEKTTSDYDREKLQERLAKLAGGVAVINVGAPTETDMKERKARVEDALSATRAAVEEGVVPGGGVALIRCQDEIDKIKFDDPDEKTGAMIVKKALEAPLRQIAENSGLDGAVVVQKVRESDNPNFGFNAEKDDFEDLVEAGIIDPTKVVRSALENASSMAALLLTTESLITEIPEKKEKTATPPPYPEY; encoded by the coding sequence ATGGCAAAACAAATATTACTTGGTGAAGAAGCAAGAAGAAAGATACTTGAAGGAATGGAAATAATGGCATCTTCTTTAAAACCAACTCTCGGTCCAAAAGGAAGATGTGCAGTTTTGGAGAAAAAATTTGGATCTCCAACAGTTATAAATGATGGAGTAACAATTGCAAAAGAAATTGAACTTGAAGACCCATATTTAAATCTTGGGGCTCAACTTTTAAGAGAAGTTGCATCAAAAACAAACGATGTTGCAGGAGATGGAACAACAACTGCATCTTTACTTGCTGTTACGATTGCTAAAGAAGGGTTTAAAAATGTTGCAGCAGGAGCTAATCCTGTTCATTTAAGAAGGGGTATTGAAAAAGCAGTAAAAGCAATCGTTGCAAAGTTAAAAATGATGAGCAAACCAGTAAAAGATAAACATGAAATTCAGCAGGTAGCAACAATAGCAGCAGCAAATGATACAGAAATAGGTAAGATTATAGCAGAAGCAATGGATAAAGTCGGAAAAGAAGGAGTTATAACTGTTGAAGAAGCAAAGGGAACTGAAACAGAACTTAAAGTTGTTGAAGGTATGCAATTTGATAGAGGATATCTCTCTCCTTATTTTATAACCGACCCTGAGAGAATGGAATGTGTCCTTGAAGATGTTTATATTTTAATTCATGACAAAAAAATCTCATCTGTTAAAGATATTCTCCCACTTCTTGAAAAGATTGCTCAATCAGGGAGACCTTTACTTATAATTGCAGAAGAAGTTGAAGGAGAGGCACTCGCAACTTTAGTTGTTAACAAAATGAGAGGAACATTACAGTGCTGTGCAGTTAAAGCACCTGGATTTGGAGAAAGAAGAAAAGCAATGCTTGAAGATATAGCGATTTTAACCGGTGGTCAGGCAATTATGGAAGAACTTGGACTTAAACTTGAAAATGTTGACCTTTCAATGCTTGGAAGAGCAAAAAGAGTTATAGTTGACAAAGAAAATACTACAATTGTTGAAGGTGCTGGTTCTGCTTCAAAAATACAAGGAAGAATCAATCAGATAAAAAGTGAAATTGAAAAAACAACATCTGATTATGACAGAGAAAAATTACAGGAAAGACTTGCAAAACTTGCAGGAGGAGTTGCTGTTATCAATGTTGGAGCACCAACAGAAACAGATATGAAAGAAAGGAAAGCAAGAGTTGAGGATGCTTTAAGCGCAACAAGAGCAGCAGTTGAAGAAGGAGTTGTCCCTGGTGGAGGAGTTGCATTAATCAGATGTCAGGATGAAATAGATAAAATAAAATTTGATGACCCTGATGAAAAAACAGGAGCAATGATTGTTAAAAAAGCACTTGAAGCACCTTTAAGACAGATAGCAGAAAATTCAGGACTTGATGGAGCGGTTGTTGTGCAGAAAGTAAGAGAAAGTGATAATCCTAACTTTGGATTTAATGCTGAAAAAGATGATTTTGAAGACCTTGTAGAAGCAGGAATTATTGACCCAACAAAGGTTGTAAGAAGTGCTCTTGAAAATGCTTCAAGTATGGCTGCATTACTTCTAACAACTGAATCACTGATTACAGAAATACCTGAAAAGAAAGAAAAAACAGCAACCCCACCTCCTTACCCTGAATATTAA
- a CDS encoding acylphosphatase, giving the protein MKRYHLYVKGIVQGVGFRWYAQRIGNSIGVSGWVKNLPDGSVEIVVEGEKEKIEIFIEEMKNGYLGKNITEIEKIEEDFKGEFKGFEIRF; this is encoded by the coding sequence ATGAAAAGGTATCATCTATATGTAAAAGGTATAGTCCAGGGAGTTGGATTCAGATGGTATGCACAGAGAATAGGAAATTCTATTGGAGTAAGTGGATGGGTGAAGAATTTACCAGATGGTTCTGTTGAAATAGTTGTGGAAGGAGAAAAAGAAAAAATAGAGATATTCATAGAGGAAATGAAAAACGGGTATCTTGGAAAAAACATAACAGAAATAGAGAAAATTGAGGAGGATTTTAAAGGAGAGTTTAAAGGTTTTGAAATAAGGTTCTAA
- the queF gene encoding preQ(1) synthase, translating into MKNYKDVAKEGLDAELPEIECFENQFPSYTITIIIPEYTSLCPKTGQPDFGTITIEYEPDKKVIELKSLKIYIQAYRNLGIFYENAVNRILRDIVKAVNPKWVRVKGEFNPRGGIKSIIEAKYP; encoded by the coding sequence ATGAAAAATTATAAAGATGTAGCCAAAGAAGGACTTGATGCAGAATTACCTGAAATTGAGTGTTTTGAAAATCAATTCCCATCCTATACAATTACAATTATAATTCCAGAATATACCTCTCTATGTCCGAAAACCGGCCAACCTGATTTTGGAACAATAACAATTGAATATGAACCCGATAAAAAAGTTATTGAATTGAAATCATTAAAAATCTATATTCAGGCATACAGAAACCTTGGAATTTTTTATGAAAATGCTGTCAATAGAATTTTAAGAGATATAGTAAAAGCTGTAAATCCAAAATGGGTAAGAGTTAAAGGTGAATTTAATCCAAGAGGTGGAATAAAATCAATAATTGAGGCAAAATATCCATAA